The Populus alba chromosome 6, ASM523922v2, whole genome shotgun sequence genome contains a region encoding:
- the LOC118057985 gene encoding LOW QUALITY PROTEIN: replication protein A 32 kDa subunit A (The sequence of the model RefSeq protein was modified relative to this genomic sequence to represent the inferred CDS: inserted 2 bases in 1 codon): MFSSSQFDATSAFFGGGFMPSQSTQLTDSTPSPAKSRNSLGVVPVTVKQTSQASQSGDEKSSFVINGVNVTNVTVVGMVFNKAEKSTDVSFVIDDGTGRIGCRRWVTENFDKLEMEAVQDEMYVRVIGHLRVFQDVKQLVAFSVRPVTNFDEITFHFIDCIHSHLQNSKLQGAASTQPHMVESSTNTPVRNGQTFTSNLMSKQFDVDGLKDCDQLVLDRLQQSSSIGQEKGMHMDELCQQLKLPMEKIKESIRSLEDEGLIYSTIDXSFTTKQPDEVHSIFECYPVCNAVASYFVPSFEY; this comes from the exons atgttttcaagcAGCCAATTCGACGCCACCTCCGCCTTCTTCGGCGGCGGATTCATGCCTTCTCAATCCACTCAGCTCACCGATTCCACACCTTCTCCCGCTAAA AGTCGCAATTCGTTGGGTGTGGTTCCAGTTACGGTGAAGCAGACAAGCCAAGCTTCTCAATCTGGTGATGAGAAGTCAAGTTTTGTGATCAACGGTGTGAATGTTACCAAT GTTACGGTTGTTGGAATGGTGTTTAATAAAGCTGAAAAGTCGACTGATGTTAGTTTTGTCATAGATGATGGAACAGGCCGTATTGGTTGTAGAAGATG GGTGACCGAGAATTTTGACAAATTGGAAATGGAGGCAGTACA AGATGAAATGTATGTTCGAGTTATTGGACACTTGAGAGTTTTTCAAGATGTCAAGCAGTTGGTTGCTTTCTCTGTCAG GCCCGTGACAAACTTCGATGAgattacttttcattttatagATTGCATACATTCGCATTTGCAGAATTCCAAA TTGCAGGGTGCAGCTTCAACTCAGCCTCATATGGTAGAATCATCAACGAACACTCCTGTGCGGAATGGTCAGACATTCACATCAAACCTG ATGTCCAAGCAATTTGATGTTGATGGGCTAAAGGATTGTGATCAATTGGTCCTTGATCGTCTGCAACAGTCTTCAAGCAT TGGACAGGAAAAAGGGATGCACATGGATGAACTTTGCCAACAGCTGAAACTTCCCATGGAGAAGATCAA GGAATCTATTAGATCACTTGAAGATGAAGGTTTAATATACTCTACAATTGA GAGTTTCACTACAAAGCAACCTGATGAAGTTCACAGCATTTTTGAATGCTACCCAGTCTGCAATGCTGTTGCGAGTtattttgttccttcttttgaATATTAA